One region of Triticum aestivum cultivar Chinese Spring chromosome 6B, IWGSC CS RefSeq v2.1, whole genome shotgun sequence genomic DNA includes:
- the LOC123133964 gene encoding RING-H2 finger protein ATL56 — translation MAPPAAGRPSASAAPEPPLREAAKRRRAPACAGAGARILSLGVRGAVMVAALVLFLLFAAAAVILMLALLVAARGFRQQGRRRHRASPDSSTPPPPPAVGLPSAKIRLLPSFVPCPCDGGGDGSSSSPRICPVCLDAARAGERWRALPACGHAFHAACVDRWLLLSPGCPVCRATVSVPVS, via the coding sequence ATGGCTCCGCCCGCCGCCGGCAGGCCCTCGGCCTCCGCCGCGCCGGAGCCTCCCCTGCGGGAGGCCGCCAAGCGCCGGCGCGCCCCCGCGTGCGCCGGTGCCGGGGCCCGCATCCTTTCCCTGGGCGTGCGGGGCGCCGTGATGGTCGCCGCGCTGGTGCTCTTCCTACTCTTCGCCGCCGCCGCGGTCATCCTCAtgctcgcgctcctcgtcgccgcGCGCGGCTTCCGCCAGCAGGGCCGCCGCCGGCACCGCGCCTCGCCCGACTCCTCCactccgccgccgccccccgccgtcGGCCTCCCGTCCGCCAAAATCCGCCTCCTGCCCAGCTTCGTGCCCTGCccgtgcgacggcggcggcgacggctcctcctcctcgccgcggaTCTGCCCCGTCTGCCTCGACGCTGCGCGCGCCGGGGAGCGGTGGCGCGCGCTGCCCGCCTGCGGCCACGCGTTCCACGCGGCCTGCGTCGACCGGTGGCTCCTCTTGTCGCCCGGGTGCCCCGTCTGCCGCGCCACGGTGTCCGTCCCCGTCAGCTGA